The genomic segment TTATTGTCAAATTAATGAGGCCACCGGATAAACTTTGAAGTTTTAGATATTTTATTATCTATTAGTCTGCTTTTTAAAATCATATGGTATTTAGCACAGTTTTTTTCATTTTTCTATTTTTTCCTATTATATTCATTTTATTTTCGTTAGTTGCTCAAAAATATAAAATGTTAGTTTTACTAACAGGAAGTGTTTTTTTCTATTTTTGGGGGGAACAAACTTATATATTGATAATGTTTTCATCAATATTCATAAACTTTATATTTGGCTTGCTTATTGATTATGTAAAAAGTAAAAAAGTTTTTTTGTTTTTTGGAATTTTTGCAAATTTGCTACTCATTATATATTTTAAATATGCGACTTTTATAGTTTCTGCATTTTCAAATATTACACTTAGAGAATTTACGATTCAAGAAATTCATCTTCCATTAGGGATCTCATTTTTCACATTCCAGGGTATTTCATATTTAATCGATATATATAGACGAGATATATACCCTGATAGAAATTTTTTAAGATTTTCATTTTATATTTCCTTCTTTCCTCAGCTAATTGCTGGACCTATTGTTCGTTATAGTGAGGTGATGCATTCTCTTTCTAGACTAAAATCAGATTATCAAGACAAGATTGATGGTATGTCGATCTTTGTTATTGGACTTGGAAAAAAAGTAGTGATTGCTAACACACTCGGTATTTATGCGGATGAAATTTTAAATTCAGAAAGTTATGAGTTCGGCTCAGGTGTAGCTTGGTTAGCTATCATATCCTATAGTTTTCAAATTTATTTTGATTTTTCCGGATATTCTGATATGGCGATTGGACTTGGTCGTATTTTTGGTTTAACTTTTCCGGTAAATTTTAACTTTCCCTATAGAGCATTAAGTTTTCAGGAATTTTGGCGTAGGTGGCATATATCTCTTTCTTCATGGTTTAGGGATTATTTATATATTCCTTTTGGAGGAAATCGTAAGTCCCCTGTTAGGCAATATTTAAACTTGCTAATTGTTTTTATTTGTTGTGGTTTTTGGCATGGAGCAAGTTGGAACTTTCTTATCTGGGGAATGTATCATGGCTTCTTTTTAGTGTTAGAAAGAACTTACTATAGGAATATTATTAATTATTTACCAAACATCTTGAAATTGGTTTTCACTTTTGCTCTAATCAATATTGGTTGGGTATTTTTCCGTTTGGAATCTACAGTAAGTGCTGTTGATTTTATTGAAATCATGTTTGGTAAGAATGGATTTCGGTTTGATCAAATATATTCAATTTTTGATCTGCGATGGATTATTGGTCTTGGATTTGCCATTTTCTTTTCTTATGATTGGCGATTGTTTAGTAAGGTAAATTCGATTCCAGCCTTAAAAATGGCAATTATGTTTTCTGTTTTTTCGGTCTCTATCGTATGTTTGTTGGCAAATAATTATAATCCATTTATTTACTTTAGGTTCTGATGAATAAATTTGTAATTAAACTATCAATTCTTATATTAGTTTTTCCATTTCTTAATCTATTCTTTACGGTAATCAGTGATATTGATTCGACTGACAAAAATAAAGAAATTACTATTTCTGATATTTTCGAGGCCGGAACCACAGGAAAATTTCAGCTAATCGAAAACTATTTTGAAAGGAAGTTCCCTTTACGTAACTGGCTAATTCAAAAATATAATTATTTCGTTTGGTTTGTGTTAGATTCTTCGCCAAAACGAAGAGTAGTTAAGGGTAACGATAATTGGATTTTTGTTTTTTTGGGGAATAATGGTTTGGGTGGCAGGGATTCCTCTTTTGATGAAAAGGAATTTTGGGAATATAGGCACGGATTGGATCGCATAAATAATTTCTGCGTAAAAAATCATATTCACTTTTATACAGCCGTTGTACCTGAAAAATTTAATATATATTCTGAATACTTAAAACCGCAACACAATGCAACGATCAAAAGAGATAAGTATTTTAGGATTTATGCTGATACAGTCCTGAATCTAAGAAAAACAGTTTTTTTTCATAAGGAATTATTCGAGGCAAAAGCTGAGAATCAAGTATATTATAAAACGGATACGCATTGGAATAACAAAGGTGCATTTCTTGCCTCAAAAAAACTAATTTCAGTGATAAATCGAGATTTTCCTTCGGTACCAAACCTTTCTGAAAGGGATTTTGATGTTTTTTACAGGGAATCTGCGGGGAAAGATCTTGGTGATTTCTTATCTTTATCAAAGTATTTAAAAGATGAAGAATATATATACATTCCGAAAAAAAGAATCAGTGATAGAGTAAACAAACTAAAAATATTAGTAATTCACGATTCTTATTTTTATTCTATGAAACCTTTTTTCGACCTCAGTTTTTCTCAAGTAGATAGCTTCAATTTTGTACAAAATGAGAATGTAGAACCATTGATAGAATTGTTAAAAAATAAACCTGATATAGTTTTGTTTGTTACCTTGGAAAGGCATATCGGAGATTACGATCGACGAATTTACAAGATATTCTAAGCGATATCGAAGAATAAATTTCGAATTAGAAGTTTTTAAAGTAAATTGACTGCTGTATTTAATTTTGAACGTTAAGGTAATTTAAAGAGATGCTCAAAAATGGAAACATATTTGTTTCAACATACCCGTTCGGAAATTACGATAGACTTCCCATTGAATTATTGAATCGATCTGGATTTAGTTATACAATCAATCCATTAAGTCGAAAACTCACGGCAGAAGAAGTTTCGGAGTTTGCAAAAGATTCTGTTGGAATCATCGCAGGGACGGAGAATTTAAGTTTACTAATAAATAATTCAAAAAAGTTGAAATTTATTTCCAGAGTCGGGATTGGATTGGATTCCGTGCCATTGCGGTTATGTCGTGAAAAAGGTATTAAGGTTTCATACACTCCAGATGCCGTCACCTTAGCTGTTGCGGAATTAGTGATTGGTATGATGATTACATTACCAAGGCAAGTTGCTTTGGCAGATCGGCAGATACGGGTCGGTAAGTGGACACGTCCTGTCGGTATCAGTATTAATTCGGCTACCATCGGGATTATTGGATTCGGTCGTGTTGGTTTCAAAATTTCAACTTTACTGAACGGCTTTTCACCTACCAAAGTATACGTTAGCGATATTTTAGATAAACCCGAAGAGATTCAAAGCCTAAGAAGCTTAGGTTTAAACATAGAGCAGGTTTCATTAGAATTTCTATTGGAATTTTCGGATATTGTTAGTGTTCATGTTCCCTTAACACCTCTTACTCGTAATTTAATTGGTGAACGAGAGCTGAAGCTAATGAGAAAAAACTCCTTTTTGATAAACTTTTCCAGAGGTGGAATCGTTAATGAAGAAGATGTGTATCATTGCCTAAAAAATCTTGAAATTGCCGGAATGGCTGTGGATGTATATGAAAAAGAACCTTATAAAGGTAAGTTGTCTGAATTAGAAAATGTGGTTCTTACGCAGCATATGGGCTCTTGCTCGTTTGATTGTCGTTTGGCGATGGAAAGTCAAGCAACGGAAGAGTTAATCCGTTTTTTTCAATCTTTGCCGTTGTTAAGTGAAGTTCCTGAGTTTGAATACGAAAACTCGGAGTTTTAAATAATCTGTTACTGTCGTAACTAAAGATCCAAAAATTGTTTACTTTGAATTTGTAAAAGCGAAATCCCTAAGTTTGAATTCTGAAATTTAAATTAGTTAATTCATCTAACTAGGAATATTTAATGTTAGGAAAAGATATGTTGAAAATTAAAAGCGAATTATCGGTCTTTTTGTTTTGTAGTTTTATTGTTTTTGCTGTGTATATGCTTACTCGTCCTATGGTAACCTTAGATTCTTTTTGGGTGATACCATCCAGTTTGAGTATTCTGAACGATGGTGATATGAATTTAGATGAATTCATGTCTTATAATCCAGTGGAATCATATTCTGCTGTTAAAATAAACGATCACTATTTTAATTATTTCCCTTATGGAATTAGTATTCTCATCCTTCCTTTGGTATTTTTTTTAAAGTTTTTTTTCTCGGATGCTTTTCTAATAGAACATCATGCTCAAATGGAAAAGTTAATTGCATCATTACTTATTGTTGCTTCCTTATACTTCCTTTACAAATTGTTTCTTTTCTATCTCTCGAAATGGAAATCGGGCTTCCTAATCATGGCTGTAGCCTTGTGCACGCCTCTTTTTACTTCTGGAAGTAGGGCCCTTTGGCAACATCCAGGAAGTGTTCTTATGTTATCAATTTCTCTTTATATATTGGTTTATTCTCTTAAACGAAACTCAGATTTTTTACCACTCTTGGGAATTGCTCTAACAAGTGCTTATATTATTCGACCTACTAATTCAATTCCACTTCTTGTCATTTCTTTGTTTGTATTGTTTCAGTTCCGGAACAATAGAGTGAAATATTGTATAGCTATTCTGGCTTCAGGTTTAATTTTCCTTGGCTTTAATTATTTGAATTTTGGTGAACTTTTGCCACCGTATTATAGTTCAAGTCGATTGGCCTTCGAATGGGAATCTTTTAAAGTAGCAATTCTTGCAAATCTTTTTAGTCCCAATCGCGGGCTTTTAATTTGGTCTCCGTTTTTAATCTTTGCTTTTTTTTCTTTTGGAAATTTGAAATCACATAATCTTTTAGCTTATATTTCTATGCTGATCATTGTTTTGCACATTTTTGCAGTATCTCTTTTTCCCCATTGGTGGGCAGGACATTCTGTTGGTCCAAGATTTATGACTGATATTATTCCTTTTTTTGCATTACTTCTCTGCTTAAGTATGAACCGATACTATCAGTATAATTTGTTTAAATTCAGCTTTTTGGTTTTCGTTTTGATTTCTTTTTCTATACAATTATCTGCAGCCATATCCAAAAAAACTCAACTCTGGAATATAAGAGATTCAGATATTAATCTTGCCCCTGAGAGAATTTGGGATTGGTATAAACCACAATTTTATCCTTTTGATTAAGATTAGTATTATATGAAACAAATAGAAACCTTTGAAATCATCTCTATCGTCACACCTTCCTATAACCAGGGTGAGTTTCTAGATCGGACATTAAATTCGATCCTAACGCAATCAGGTCCATTTTATATTGATATGGTTGTGATGGATGGCGGTTCCAAGGATAACTCCGTTTCCATCATTACGGATTATGCAAATTTGATTCACTCAGGAGAATTGAGTGGTGAATACAATGGACTTTCATTTCGAACCTTGAAAAACCAAGGGAATAAAAATACCAACTGTCTTGGTATCAGTTATCGTTGGGTATCTGAAAAGGACAATGGCCAAACACATGCTATCAACAAAGGGTGGAAGTTAGCTGTAGGATCAATCATTGCGTGGTTAAATTCTGATGATGTTTATCATTCGAATGCTTTAGAGAAAGCTTATAAAACCTTGAAGGACAAAAAAGAAATTGGTCTTTATGGAATCGGTTTGCATATTGATAAAGAAGATCGGCTCATGGAATTTTATCCGATAGAGCCTTATTCTTTTGAACGTTTGGTAGATTATTGTATCATTTGCCAACCGACTGTGTTTTTGAAAAGTGATGTCTTGGAGTCAGTTGGATTTTTAAACGAAAAACTCGGTTATTGTATGGATTATGAATATTGGCTACGAATTGGAAAGAGGAATGATTTCCATTTTTTACCTGAAGTATTAGCTTGTACCCGAATTCATGAAAATACAAAAACGAGTCAAAATCTAAAAGTTCATAGTGAAATCATTCAAATGCAAAAGAAAGTAGTTGGTAAAACATCAAAACATTGGTTGTTTCATTTTGCAAATTACAGTCTTGCAGATAAATTTCCGCGTTGGAAAGGAAAATTCCCTTTAAAAGTAATGACTCGAATTTATAGCCTAATTCTAGGATTTTTATATCGTTAGTTATGGGAGCTCATTTGAACTATATTAAAAAATATGTTTGGTTACCATATGGTGAAAAGATGATCCAGATCTTTTTACTTAATGAGGGTTTGATTCAGAAAACAATTTGTTTTAATGAACATTCACGAAAGAGTTTTATT from the Leptospira congkakensis genome contains:
- a CDS encoding phosphoglycerate dehydrogenase, whose translation is MLKNGNIFVSTYPFGNYDRLPIELLNRSGFSYTINPLSRKLTAEEVSEFAKDSVGIIAGTENLSLLINNSKKLKFISRVGIGLDSVPLRLCREKGIKVSYTPDAVTLAVAELVIGMMITLPRQVALADRQIRVGKWTRPVGISINSATIGIIGFGRVGFKISTLLNGFSPTKVYVSDILDKPEEIQSLRSLGLNIEQVSLEFLLEFSDIVSVHVPLTPLTRNLIGERELKLMRKNSFLINFSRGGIVNEEDVYHCLKNLEIAGMAVDVYEKEPYKGKLSELENVVLTQHMGSCSFDCRLAMESQATEELIRFFQSLPLLSEVPEFEYENSEF
- a CDS encoding glycosyltransferase family 2 protein — encoded protein: MKQIETFEIISIVTPSYNQGEFLDRTLNSILTQSGPFYIDMVVMDGGSKDNSVSIITDYANLIHSGELSGEYNGLSFRTLKNQGNKNTNCLGISYRWVSEKDNGQTHAINKGWKLAVGSIIAWLNSDDVYHSNALEKAYKTLKDKKEIGLYGIGLHIDKEDRLMEFYPIEPYSFERLVDYCIICQPTVFLKSDVLESVGFLNEKLGYCMDYEYWLRIGKRNDFHFLPEVLACTRIHENTKTSQNLKVHSEIIQMQKKVVGKTSKHWLFHFANYSLADKFPRWKGKFPLKVMTRIYSLILGFLYR
- a CDS encoding MBOAT family O-acyltransferase: MLVLLTGSVFFYFWGEQTYILIMFSSIFINFIFGLLIDYVKSKKVFLFFGIFANLLLIIYFKYATFIVSAFSNITLREFTIQEIHLPLGISFFTFQGISYLIDIYRRDIYPDRNFLRFSFYISFFPQLIAGPIVRYSEVMHSLSRLKSDYQDKIDGMSIFVIGLGKKVVIANTLGIYADEILNSESYEFGSGVAWLAIISYSFQIYFDFSGYSDMAIGLGRIFGLTFPVNFNFPYRALSFQEFWRRWHISLSSWFRDYLYIPFGGNRKSPVRQYLNLLIVFICCGFWHGASWNFLIWGMYHGFFLVLERTYYRNIINYLPNILKLVFTFALINIGWVFFRLESTVSAVDFIEIMFGKNGFRFDQIYSIFDLRWIIGLGFAIFFSYDWRLFSKVNSIPALKMAIMFSVFSVSIVCLLANNYNPFIYFRF
- a CDS encoding alginate O-acetyltransferase AlgX-related protein yields the protein MNKFVIKLSILILVFPFLNLFFTVISDIDSTDKNKEITISDIFEAGTTGKFQLIENYFERKFPLRNWLIQKYNYFVWFVLDSSPKRRVVKGNDNWIFVFLGNNGLGGRDSSFDEKEFWEYRHGLDRINNFCVKNHIHFYTAVVPEKFNIYSEYLKPQHNATIKRDKYFRIYADTVLNLRKTVFFHKELFEAKAENQVYYKTDTHWNNKGAFLASKKLISVINRDFPSVPNLSERDFDVFYRESAGKDLGDFLSLSKYLKDEEYIYIPKKRISDRVNKLKILVIHDSYFYSMKPFFDLSFSQVDSFNFVQNENVEPLIELLKNKPDIVLFVTLERHIGDYDRRIYKIF